The DNA window AGCATCTTGTTTTGAAAGGCCTAGTGTCTTAACCAGAAAGCTTTCCATTCGGTCAATTAAGGCAATCGCGTCGCTAAAGATACTGACTCCATCCTTGCCCTGACTAGTTGCAAGTTTGGCTGAATCTAACTGAAATTGATAAACTGACCGCATTACTTTATTAGTTGTCTTAACATCAAAAGTCTTCTTTAACTTATCAACGTGAATTTTCATTACTTTAACCTCCAAAAAAGACCAATAAAGCCGCGACGTTAAAGTTACTGTGTATTTCTTACGCGACTAAATTAGTCCAGATAAATTATTTAATTAAGATAAATGATTAAGCATTGTGAGCAGACGCTGCTGGAGTGGGCGCTGCTGAAGCAGAAGCAGTGTAATTAGGAAATAGTTCCTTAAACATTGTGTCTTCGTCCTTCCAGTCTGGATCTGCAGTTGAGTAAATTCGATACAAGTCATTGATATTAGGATCATCAATAGCCGCAAAAGTAAGCTGATCTGTTACCGGTGTCTTCTTAGTATCTGTATCAGTATCCAACTTCTTGTCACCCATCAGAAAGTTACCAGATGGAAAAGCAAAGTAAACTGAATCGTTAGTTGTCATAGACGGCGCCTGAACAACAAAGAAACCAACTGGTTTAGTATCAGCCATTTGCATACCAGTTCCCTGCTTTTCCATACCTATCAATTTTGCTAGAGCTTCCATTGGCATGTTGTTAATAGAAATAGTTGCTTGAGGGTTAAGTGGATCAGCGTAACTGTATTGAACGGTGTTGTTACCTGAAATCTTTTCAAGTTTAGAGCCGTCTAGTCCTTTTAATTCAGCACTAGCTACGCCTAAAACGTTGTGGTCAAGTTCATAGATACCGTTTTGTGATAAACCTGAATCACCGGTGGCCAAGTTTCTACCATCCGCTGTTTTCAGACCTACCCATGCTTTCTTAATACCATGAATAAGCATTTATTTTCCTTCTTTCTTTAAACTAAAAAAGGCCGCTATTTAGCAGTCTCAATTTCAAAATAATCAAAATAGTAAGTTACTGTTAGTTGCTTTGTATCCGGGTCAAATGTATGACCATGGTTGCCTATTTCACTCCAGCCGTTTTGAATAAAAAGATGTTGAAGTTGTGATTCAAATTCAGTTGGATCAGAAGCATTCAATGCATAAAAAATCTGTACTTCAACCTCTTGATTAAACGCATGGAAATCAAGATTCCCCGAAAGTGCCGGATCTGTTCTGACATCGGTAATTAAACAAATGGTGGAGTCAACGTTATCCGTTTCGCTTTCAGGAATGTTGTAAGTATAGATTTTGTTGAGCATAGAAAAAGACGCTGACTCAATTAGTGCCTTCGCTCGTTTGGTTGGCATCATAAGTCATCGCCTTCTTTTTGTATTAATTTTTGATACTCTGCTGACTCAGCCTTAAGCACATCTTCCTGTACTTCTTCAGATTGCTGAAGGTTAGTTATGAAATGATCTCCACGAATTTTTCGTGTTCCGTCATTCAAGCGCGTCATATTCATCGCATGATAGGGATTATCCCAGCCAATTGATGATACACCCGTAACGTTTCCGTCAACATCCTTAGCCTGATTAGTAATGTGATCAGCCGCGTGACCATAGGTTTTATCCTTATGAGATGAATAGTGCTTTTCACGAGTGACAGCCCGAAGTTTCTGCATGTATGCGTCGGCACCGGCCTTAGTGATTTTTGCTTGTTGCTTCGGCGTTAACTCGGTAGAGATAAGCTTAACCTTTTTCAACCACATTTGTAGGAAGTCATCCATACCTTCATATTCGGCCATTTGAACCACCTACTTTATCTGTTTTTTGGAGGGTGAGTAAATCGTACGAAATGTAATCATCACTGTTAGTAGAAATATCAACAATTTCATACTTTTCATCTTCAGAAAGCTTTACAAACATTGGCTGCTTTATCTTAGGATTATGACGAACCGCAATAATAATCTTATTTTGTAGTGATGTTCCTAATGCACCATATCGCTGGTTAAAAGTTAATTGAATCTTTGCATAATGCAATGTAAAAAGCTCTTTAAATCCAGGGATAGTTACTCCCATCGCATTTTCAGTTTCTGCAGGAACACCAAATTTAGCTTTATGACGCATCCGATACAGAGAATAACGATAATTAGACGCCATCTTTATCCTCCTTTTCAGCAAAACTATCTCTTAATCCTCGTAATTGACCAATAATACTATTAACTGTTAAATCAACAACGTAATTGGAGGTCGAAGAGATAGCTAACCGATTCTGATAATACGTTCCTGCTAGAGACATTACAGCAACTTCAACCAGCGATGACACTGTTGCATCATCATAGAAGCCGTTCACATCATCGCCAATAGCGTTATGAATGAACGATTGAGCGGCCTTGATGTATGAATTAAGTAACATATCATCGCTGTCATCATCTAAGTAAAGCATATCCCGTACACGAGGCACTAAAGGGTCTAACGCTGATTGATTTTCACCGCTCATTCTTCATTCACCTCTACTTTTGACTAGTTGCACCAGAAGCTTCTGGAGTGGTTGCTTGTTGGTTAGCAACTGTTTTAAAGGAAGCAACTGCGTAAGCTTCGCCATCAATTGGTTCAACATCAAAGCGGTCAATAACACGAATCTTAGTTTCATCATGTTCAAAGGATCCAGCTCCGATATTAGTTGAGAGTAATGACATGTCTTCACGGTCAAATAAAGTTACAGCTTGCTTAAAATCACCGTAGTAAAGTGGGTGAGAACCTGAAATATCAGGTAACCAGCGGTCTGCAACTACAGTGACAGGTTTTCCACCAATTCGATATTGTTCTGGATTAGTAACATCACGTTGAATCATGTATTGACCTTGTGCATCCTTGACCTTAGCCAATACAGCAAAACCAGATTGATTAGTTACAAAACTTGAAGTAGCAATGATTGCTGGATCGAGGGTATTAAGTTGTAAATCCTTAATATCATCAAAATTAGCAACGGTTGGCTTCTTAGAAGCAGTATCTAAGACCTTTAAAATTTCTTGGTTACGAGTAACGGTTACCTTACGAGCAATCCAAGTTGAAAGCCATCCAAGAATGTTTTCGGCAGTATCTTTAAGTAAAGTATTAGTAACAGTAGTAATACCTGCATAACGCTTAATAAGGTACTTAATTGTAGTTAACTCTGGATCGTCATTGTCACCAATTTGTGCAGTTTCATCATCAAGGTTGGCTAACGGCTTGATTTCAGAGAACTTTTCGTAAACTCGAGAACCGGTTGGTGTGGTAACTCGCTCTACATTAACCAAATTTTGCAATGAAGCGTACTGACGAACTAATGTGTGAATTGTAGTTTGGATGTCGTCTGGAATAGTCAAGCCAGCATTGCCAGCGCTAGTTTTACCGGAAGTAACCATATCCTTAAAGTCCCGTACAAACTTGTCCTTCAAATCAAGTCGCTTGTTATCCAGTGGCTTCTTGTCTTCATCCTTCATGCGGAAAACTTCGTTGGCACGGGCTTCATCAAGTTGAGCCTTAAGGGCATCACGTTGAATCTTAGCGTTATCCCGTTTTTCTTTTAATTCGGTAAATTTATCCTTGGAAAAGTTATCATCAAGGACAGCTGCGTTTAACTTATCGTTTAAGTCTGATACTACTTGGCCCTTAGCGATCCAAGCATCATTAAGCTTATTAATTTCCATTAATTTCATCTCCCATTAAAATTGCCAGTTTCTGGTCACGTAGACTAGGAGCTGGCTTCTTTTCAGTATTCTTAGGCGTTTCCACCTTTTTTTCTGGCTTAGCACTACGTACCTTAGCCAAAAGGTTCTTCACTTTACTAATTGCATTATTACTTAGAACCGGTGCCCCGATTGCATTAACTACCTGTGGTTGTGCTGAACCAGCCGAGATATTATCAGCAAAGCCCTTGTCAACTGCATCTTGAGCAGTCATCCAAGTTTCATTAGCCATCAACTGGAGAATATCGTCCCGATCCATTCCTGTTTTTGCTTCATAAGCGTTAACAATCGACTGATCGGTAACATCTAACATCTTAGAATCGTGTGCAAAATCATCTGCATTCCCCATGGAAATAGTAGAGGCTTTATGAATCATCATCTGACTGGTAGGCGACATATTGATTTCATCACCAGCCATTGCAATTACAGACGCGGCAGAAGCAGCTAGTCCTTGGATGTTAACTACCACCTTGCCAGAGTATGCTTTTAGCATGGTATAGATCTCCGAAGCGGCAAACACGCTGCCACCACCAGAAGCAATATTGACTTCAACATCACCATCACTGTTATTCAGTGCTTCTTCTACTTGATTAGGGCTAACATTGTCATACCCCAACCAGTTGTAGATCTCTGCATCATCGTTACTTACAACTGCACCCTTTACATTAATCTTGGTCACCGTTATCACCTCCTTTCGTTGATTGCTTATCATCAGAAGAAACCATCTGAACCGGTTGAACTTGTACCTTTGGTTGTTCTTTTTCAGGTAGGTCGTCTGGAAGATAGTTTGCTTGTTGCAATAACCAAGCTGCTTGATTAGCACCAAGTGTCCCGTTCTTCTGCAAGTTAGCAATTGTAGAAGCGTATTCATCGCCTAATGGATCAATTGCAGAACGTAAGTCCAAAGTGATGTTGGCATTAAGCTTATTATTTAATTCTCCGGTGATTGCTTTAGCATACCGAGATAATGATTTAACGTAAGCATTACCCATCATCTGAATAGATGATTGCTGGTCCCCTTGTCCGTTGATGATAGAGTCTGAAACACCATAGACCTTAGCAATTTGAGCACCAGTCCAATTAACTTGATTAAGTAACTGGGCAACATTGCTTTTAACTTCTAGCGGCGTATATTCTTCCAAGTCATCAAGAACGATCGGCCCATTCTTTGAGTCAGACGTTTGCTTCATGAATTTCCTTGAACGAGAAGCCTTGTCCTTATCGCTGAGCAATCCTCCGTGCTTAATCGATAAAATACCCGGAGCAAGAATAGAACGTCCCAGAGCGCTTAATGTGAGCTTATTTGACTCATCCTTAATTTGTAGTTCATTAACTAGCGCGTTTAAAGGACTAATCCCAGTCTTCCCACCATTTTGCGATAACAGTCGAATGTGGATTAAATCAGACTGTGGAACAGCTTGCATCACGCCAACTTCAGGTTCATCGAAGGTAATGTTGTAGATTAATCCAGAACCATCTTCCAAAAGAAAAGGAGTCACTTGCGAAGGTCGCAGGTACTCCCATGTCATATCAGTTCCATTTTGGTTTCGCCAACGATAAGCAAAGCACTCACCGCCTAGCAGTAGTTGCGCGAACATTGATTGCCAAAAAGCATGCGCATTGCTAGTTTGAGTTGGATTATTTAATATGCCTTGCGCTCGTGGCATATTAGCTTGCAATTGCCCATTTGCTAAATCGGAACTTAGTTGAAAAACAATTGAATAAATATCAGAGTTCTTCAAAGCAGTCCGAGCGTCTACATACTTATCTGAATTATCAGGATTTAAGAAGTGCAGAACATCAGTATCATCTGCAATTGATAATCCCGGACTAACCTTTTGATTAAATAAAGGCAAGATCATTCACCTCCTTTCAATGAAGGTTAGCTATCTTCTCCGATAGATAACCAAGTATTATCAAGCTAATAGCAACACTAAATATTCCAGCAATGAAACTTAATAAGAAACATCCCCAAATAGCAAAACACATCGCACCGAGAAAACAAATAACATCAAAATACTTCCAAATACTTGTAAAAATGTCTTTAATCATCGAGTAAACCACTGTCCTTACTTTCAAACCATTTTTTAACTTGTTCTGCAGTCATTCGATCGACTTGCTGGCTCTTATCATTAGCAATCCCAAAATCTTCAAAGTGATACATTCCTTGGTAGAGTGCGTCAATAATCGCATCGACCACGTCAATTTTAAGAGTTGCCTTTGCTTTATCGACTTGAATTCCAATTTTGTCTTCATAGATTTCAGCGTTGATTAACGCCTTTTCCATGATTTTATCGTCTAACCGACTGCAGTTGCCTTCAACAAATAACTTCTGCAAGAACTTCGTTGGGTCTTTCAGTTCGCTAGTCCGTTGCCGAATTGCTTCAAGCGGAAAATCAGTGTTGATATCCATTTGCTTAATTGCGTTAGTAGCACCCCAAGCATCATAACCAAAGAAAATTACGTGCAAGTTATTTTCTTCAACATAGGATAATAACCAGTGATAAACCTGGTCATCATTAATTAATCCTTGTGGATGACTGGTAATTGTACAGTAGCCTTTCCTAGCTAATTCACGATATTCAATTCCATCTTGCTTTTCCTTAGCTTGAATTGAGCCGGCTTTTTCCCAAGGAATGAAACTATGTTGCTCAATGTGCCACTTTTGCCGTCCATCCCCATCTTGATAAGGATAGACAAAAGCAATTGCGGTATTATCAGAGAACATCGAGTAGTCAAACCCGATATAAACGTCACGACCACGAATATCAAAACTCGGAATAATTGCTCGTTCAATGTCAGATAGTTTCAAGTAGCTATTAGTTGCTTCCTGCAACCAGAGGTTAAGGCTCTTGTTTTGAAAATCATGAATAGCCCCAGTTAGCATATCTGAATCACGTTTATCACGAAGCCCTTCTAAAAGCACATCTTTTTGCCCGTGAAGGTAAAGCAGTGGGTTTGATTTGTACCATGTTTCTTCTTTAAAGGTCTCGTCTAAGCTATCTTGTGACCAGATTAGTCCCAGCATTCTATCACCGTCACGGCTATAGTCTTTCTCCATAATTTGTTGAACAACCTTTTGGTCACTGTGAAAAGGGTATGTCGGATCTGGATAAGCCGTTGAAATTTCAATATATTGATGATTAGGAATCTTGGATTGCCCAGACATAATATCCTCTGAGCCCTTACGAGTAGGCACGTTACCAATCTCGTCGAAGATTGCGGTTGTAAAATGCTTGCTATCGTATTTGTCCGCGTTCATCGACATTGGCCACAAGTTATTATTAG is part of the Limosilactobacillus reuteri genome and encodes:
- a CDS encoding phage tail tube assembly chaperone, whose amino-acid sequence is MKIHVDKLKKTFDVKTTNKVMRSVYQFQLDSAKLATSQGKDGVSIFSDAIALIDRMESFLVKTLGLSKQDAEKLDDYFSSEDVQKMANYVASRLMGMSDKEIKEGTDNAEETDSKK
- a CDS encoding phage tail protein, translating into MLIHGIKKAWVGLKTADGRNLATGDSGLSQNGIYELDHNVLGVASAELKGLDGSKLEKISGNNTVQYSYADPLNPQATISINNMPMEALAKLIGMEKQGTGMQMADTKPVGFFVVQAPSMTTNDSVYFAFPSGNFLMGDKKLDTDTDTKKTPVTDQLTFAAIDDPNINDLYRIYSTADPDWKDEDTMFKELFPNYTASASAAPTPAASAHNA
- a CDS encoding DUF806 family protein, which gives rise to MMPTKRAKALIESASFSMLNKIYTYNIPESETDNVDSTICLITDVRTDPALSGNLDFHAFNQEVEVQIFYALNASDPTEFESQLQHLFIQNGWSEIGNHGHTFDPDTKQLTVTYYFDYFEIETAK
- a CDS encoding phage head closure protein; the encoded protein is MASNYRYSLYRMRHKAKFGVPAETENAMGVTIPGFKELFTLHYAKIQLTFNQRYGALGTSLQNKIIIAVRHNPKIKQPMFVKLSEDEKYEIVDISTNSDDYISYDLLTLQKTDKVGGSNGRI
- a CDS encoding head-tail connector protein, producing MSGENQSALDPLVPRVRDMLYLDDDSDDMLLNSYIKAAQSFIHNAIGDDVNGFYDDATVSSLVEVAVMSLAGTYYQNRLAISSTSNYVVDLTVNSIIGQLRGLRDSFAEKEDKDGV
- a CDS encoding phage major capsid protein, whose translation is MEINKLNDAWIAKGQVVSDLNDKLNAAVLDDNFSKDKFTELKEKRDNAKIQRDALKAQLDEARANEVFRMKDEDKKPLDNKRLDLKDKFVRDFKDMVTSGKTSAGNAGLTIPDDIQTTIHTLVRQYASLQNLVNVERVTTPTGSRVYEKFSEIKPLANLDDETAQIGDNDDPELTTIKYLIKRYAGITTVTNTLLKDTAENILGWLSTWIARKVTVTRNQEILKVLDTASKKPTVANFDDIKDLQLNTLDPAIIATSSFVTNQSGFAVLAKVKDAQGQYMIQRDVTNPEQYRIGGKPVTVVADRWLPDISGSHPLYYGDFKQAVTLFDREDMSLLSTNIGAGSFEHDETKIRVIDRFDVEPIDGEAYAVASFKTVANQQATTPEASGATSQK
- a CDS encoding head maturation protease, ClpP-related, which produces MISNQRKEVITVTKINVKGAVVSNDDAEIYNWLGYDNVSPNQVEEALNNSDGDVEVNIASGGGSVFAASEIYTMLKAYSGKVVVNIQGLAASAASVIAMAGDEINMSPTSQMMIHKASTISMGNADDFAHDSKMLDVTDQSIVNAYEAKTGMDRDDILQLMANETWMTAQDAVDKGFADNISAGSAQPQVVNAIGAPVLSNNAISKVKNLLAKVRSAKPEKKVETPKNTEKKPAPSLRDQKLAILMGDEINGN
- a CDS encoding phage portal protein, giving the protein MPLFNQKVSPGLSIADDTDVLHFLNPDNSDKYVDARTALKNSDIYSIVFQLSSDLANGQLQANMPRAQGILNNPTQTSNAHAFWQSMFAQLLLGGECFAYRWRNQNGTDMTWEYLRPSQVTPFLLEDGSGLIYNITFDEPEVGVMQAVPQSDLIHIRLLSQNGGKTGISPLNALVNELQIKDESNKLTLSALGRSILAPGILSIKHGGLLSDKDKASRSRKFMKQTSDSKNGPIVLDDLEEYTPLEVKSNVAQLLNQVNWTGAQIAKVYGVSDSIINGQGDQQSSIQMMGNAYVKSLSRYAKAITGELNNKLNANITLDLRSAIDPLGDEYASTIANLQKNGTLGANQAAWLLQQANYLPDDLPEKEQPKVQVQPVQMVSSDDKQSTKGGDNGDQD
- a CDS encoding DUF1056 family protein, with product MIKDIFTSIWKYFDVICFLGAMCFAIWGCFLLSFIAGIFSVAISLIILGYLSEKIANLH
- a CDS encoding terminase large subunit, with protein sequence MIDLTQSHDVLGAYHSIDFNGIRKKYTDPATKYAFKVLNEEVVTGYLIKLAAFRHLRDLQRSEEASFRYHYDLKEAEKILKFAAIAPNVDTDKPTKLMDWQQFIFCLIFGWRDDLGTKRFTRVILSVARGQGKTYLMAIYMTYCFLIESMGLANQDFLVTASNYDQTGKLYGYINHMLKQIIATQPVFATLAKEQDIVIHDHSGINMRKPNNNLWPMSMNADKYDSKHFTTAIFDEIGNVPTRKGSEDIMSGQSKIPNHQYIEISTAYPDPTYPFHSDQKVVQQIMEKDYSRDGDRMLGLIWSQDSLDETFKEETWYKSNPLLYLHGQKDVLLEGLRDKRDSDMLTGAIHDFQNKSLNLWLQEATNSYLKLSDIERAIIPSFDIRGRDVYIGFDYSMFSDNTAIAFVYPYQDGDGRQKWHIEQHSFIPWEKAGSIQAKEKQDGIEYRELARKGYCTITSHPQGLINDDQVYHWLLSYVEENNLHVIFFGYDAWGATNAIKQMDINTDFPLEAIRQRTSELKDPTKFLQKLFVEGNCSRLDDKIMEKALINAEIYEDKIGIQVDKAKATLKIDVVDAIIDALYQGMYHFEDFGIANDKSQQVDRMTAEQVKKWFESKDSGLLDD